From a single Candidatus Limnocylindria bacterium genomic region:
- a CDS encoding SpoIID/LytB domain-containing protein produces MGKRSFAWITFGALLIAAFAPIDSGPTSAAARASAGFDAAGARASAVARGESVGATADPSVAIETNSTVSYIGYPSGPASPGETVTIPVALRNRDVVTWAASGEQAVKLSYHLYDSTGRVVAWDGLRSVLTEDLPSGGADVIPMTLAAPALTGTYTVKPDLVRDGRGWFSSGGAAPGSFALKVTTDLDAGYGTTTTPEAIVPGGVVPIEVHVTNTGLRSWSAGGDAPIRLGYHWLDGNGKAVVWDGARLPLARDVAPGRDAAFSVDVRAPDREGDYVLVWDMVQDGGIGWFSGHAVPAKREVIAVGDGVTFYGKGWGHGIGLSQWGAQGWAEGAVGPRLTGEQIVAKYFPGTRLATQPMTHPFRVLLSAPSTGCVGRTIANVARMQSQGGMRLVNSADPTVVYIETAPDQPLRFWNDGGSLVVRDEWSRAVVFFGADTLMLMPRQFWDPIYIDQKGLGYRGNLQVGLREEGNLRVVNFVSSDDYMRGALPGEMPSHWEFEALRAQAIAARTYAAWRQSTAGDRTWDVRDDTADQCYGGDGFESARTSAAVDATASLILTYDGKPIRALYSSASGGISENVGCVLDAQKVDGTWQCTQGWPYLQVTEDPAEAAAYDKRGGMPHTLWAQHFSGAEIRKQIIEDYGVDIGRFVSIEFNESPGGRPISVLVRGTSADVDLKGDRFLRTTLGLKSTLVHTTPF; encoded by the coding sequence GTGGGGAAGAGGTCGTTCGCCTGGATCACCTTCGGCGCACTCCTTATCGCCGCGTTCGCGCCGATCGATAGCGGTCCCACGAGCGCGGCCGCGCGCGCAAGCGCCGGGTTCGATGCGGCAGGGGCCCGCGCGAGCGCGGTCGCACGTGGCGAGTCAGTTGGGGCGACCGCCGATCCATCGGTTGCGATCGAGACGAACTCCACCGTTTCGTACATCGGTTACCCGAGCGGACCTGCGAGTCCCGGCGAGACGGTCACGATCCCGGTCGCTCTGCGCAATCGCGATGTCGTTACGTGGGCCGCCTCGGGCGAGCAGGCCGTGAAGCTTTCGTATCACCTCTACGACTCCACCGGGCGCGTCGTCGCGTGGGATGGTCTGCGTTCGGTCCTGACCGAAGACCTTCCCTCGGGCGGCGCCGACGTGATCCCGATGACCCTGGCCGCTCCGGCGCTCACCGGGACATACACGGTCAAGCCCGACCTGGTGCGCGACGGACGCGGCTGGTTCTCATCGGGCGGCGCCGCGCCTGGGTCATTCGCGCTCAAGGTCACGACCGATCTCGACGCGGGTTACGGCACAACGACCACGCCCGAGGCGATCGTCCCCGGTGGCGTGGTACCCATCGAGGTGCACGTGACGAACACGGGCCTGAGGAGCTGGTCCGCCGGCGGCGACGCTCCGATCCGTCTCGGCTATCACTGGCTCGATGGGAATGGCAAGGCCGTGGTGTGGGATGGCGCGCGTCTTCCCCTCGCGCGTGATGTCGCGCCGGGCCGGGATGCCGCGTTCAGCGTCGATGTGCGCGCCCCAGATCGCGAGGGTGACTACGTGCTCGTGTGGGACATGGTCCAGGACGGCGGCATCGGCTGGTTCTCCGGGCACGCGGTCCCAGCGAAGCGCGAGGTCATCGCGGTAGGGGACGGCGTCACGTTCTACGGAAAGGGCTGGGGCCACGGCATCGGGCTCTCGCAGTGGGGCGCACAGGGGTGGGCCGAGGGCGCGGTCGGGCCACGCCTCACGGGCGAACAGATCGTCGCGAAGTATTTCCCCGGAACGCGCCTCGCCACCCAGCCGATGACACACCCATTCCGCGTGCTGCTTTCCGCTCCTTCAACAGGGTGCGTCGGGCGGACGATCGCGAACGTCGCGCGCATGCAATCCCAAGGCGGCATGCGCCTGGTCAACAGCGCGGATCCGACTGTCGTCTACATCGAGACGGCGCCGGATCAGCCGCTCCGATTCTGGAACGATGGCGGCTCACTCGTCGTGCGCGATGAGTGGTCGCGCGCGGTCGTCTTCTTCGGCGCCGACACGCTCATGCTCATGCCAAGGCAGTTCTGGGATCCGATCTACATCGATCAGAAGGGTCTCGGGTACCGCGGCAATCTCCAGGTCGGTCTGCGTGAGGAAGGCAACCTTCGCGTCGTGAACTTCGTGTCGTCCGACGACTACATGCGCGGCGCGCTTCCCGGGGAGATGCCGTCGCACTGGGAGTTCGAGGCGCTGCGCGCCCAGGCGATCGCCGCGCGCACGTATGCCGCGTGGCGGCAGTCGACCGCGGGCGATCGGACCTGGGATGTGCGTGACGACACCGCGGACCAGTGCTACGGCGGCGACGGCTTCGAGAGCGCGCGAACGAGCGCGGCGGTGGACGCGACCGCGTCGCTCATCCTCACCTACGACGGAAAGCCGATCCGAGCGCTGTACTCATCGGCGAGTGGCGGCATCAGTGAGAACGTCGGCTGCGTCCTCGACGCGCAGAAGGTCGACGGCACGTGGCAGTGCACCCAGGGTTGGCCCTACCTGCAGGTCACGGAGGACCCGGCCGAGGCCGCCGCGTACGACAAGCGAGGTGGGATGCCACACACCCTCTGGGCGCAGCACTTCAGCGGTGCCGAGATCCGTAAACAGATCATCGAGGACTACGGCGTGGACATCGGCCGCTTCGTTTCGATCGAGTTCAACGAGAGTCCCGGCGGTCGTCCCATCTCCGTGCTTGTGCGCGGCACCTCTGCCGACGTCGACCTGAAGGGTGATCGCTTCCTGCGCACGACTCTCGGTCTGAAGAGCACGCTGGTCCACACGACACCTTTCTAG